The Ascochyta rabiei chromosome 3, complete sequence genome segment TCTTTGCCTCGATCGCGTCCGTAGACCTTCATGATGACGCGCTTGTAGATGGTCTCGCTCTGCCCTCCAAGACCAGGAGGAAGCACGAAGTTGGTTCGGTCTTCTTGCTTCATGGTCAGCAGCTGGTTCGCGATAGGTTCAAGTTGCTGAATGGTGCGACTGCAGGCTTCAATGTTAAAGTCATAGTCATGACGCTCTTCTTCGATCCTGTGAAGACCTTCTTCAAACTGGTTCTTGCGATGCGCAATGAAACCGGAGTCTTCGGAAGCCCATGTTGGGTGAGAAGCCCACTCGTCATTCAAAACCGACTTGCACAATTCATCGCGACCGCTGCACACCCGCTCACGTTCCCGCTTGGGCAGCAGGCGGTAGCTGGGGCCTAAACTGCGGCAGTTGGAAAGTGAAACGCGCGAGTTGACAGTCTTAGGACGCGTCTTCTGCGGTTCATCGTCCTCGCCCATGAATTTCTTGAACCAGGCGAAAAGCTCCGGGTTGCCGCCAATGAAAGACTGTGCGCGATAAAGAAGCAGCGTCTTGTCAATCAAATCTTGTGAATACAGGTTGCACAGCTTCAAGAACTCGTTCATCGTGTTCTTGTTTCCAATGAACTTCTTGACACGGTCAAAGAAGGCAAGCTCATCCTGACTTGGagtggtcgtggtcgttgGTGGTATCGGCTCGGGCAATGCTGGTGTGAGCGTTGGTGAGACTGGAGGACCTTCAGGTGCTGCCTGCTTCGCGGCGTGACCGGTTTTAGCACGCTTGTTTGCGGTAGCTGGACCAAAGGTGCCACCGCGAACGTTCGACGTTGGTGGTTCCTGTGCGACGGGAGCGGGCATAGGCGCAGCAACTGGTCCTTGTCGATCGCGTTTTCGCTTGTTGTCGCGGTTCGCAGTGGGCGTTGGAGCAAAGTTGCCCATAGGTGGTAGACGTGATTGGTCTGCACGCGGAGTCTGTTGGAGGTTGGGTGTGTGACCGTATCCAGAAGCATCGCCACGAACATTGCTGAGCATGACCGCATCTTCAGCATGCCTCGCTGCTGCCTGCTGCGCCCTGTGTTGAGCAGCCGATTCGGGGAGGAATTGCTTAAAGTCTTCTAGGAGGTCCGGAGCACCATTGAATAGCCCAGTGACTTGAGCGTATACGTCTTGAATCGGTTTGGACTCTCGTTGGTAGGTTTGTAGTATCTCCAGGAACTGCTTGTAGATATCCGGTTGGGAGGCGAAGCGGTTTTTGATCTTGTTTACGTAGCTGATGGCATGGTTGAACTCAACCGGACCACGCTTCTCAGTGCCAACACCACCCATCTGAGCAACCTGAGCCGCACCATTTAGCGTCTGGACGGGGAGCGCTGCTGAGACATCGCCACTAAGTGCGAGCATGGAACGCCCAGTAGCAGCGGAAACTGCGTTCTGGAGTTGCGAAACACCCTGTTGCTCTTGTTGATGCGCAAGCGCTGCCGCGGAAGCTACAGTATCAGGGTGCAGGCGCGTTGTTGCCTCTGGTGAGAGCGGAGTAGGACCCTGTTGGGCTTGTTGTGCATTATACAGTGGCTGGCCGAGATTGCGGTTGTTTGGTGAGAACAATGACTCCGCGGGCTCTTGTGCTCTCTGTTGCTGAGGCCATGGTCGCCCCTGTGTAGTGTCGTAAAAAGCAGCTTCGTGCTGAGGAGCAGGGTTGCCGTTGACCGCTGCACTGCGTGGTGGTGACAAAGGCCGTGGCGCAGGCATAGTGGATACCATTGTGCCCATTGGCGTTGTGACCCTGATCGCGTTGGGGTCTCCATTTGTACCACACTCAATCTTATAGCCTGGAGGTAGAAACGTGTTGAAGCCCTGTATTAAGTTGGGGTTGCCCGCGAACAGGGTCGATACTCGCTCAATGACACCAGGCGTGTCAATCGCACCGCTCTTGAAATCTTTCATGATGTCCAGAAAACGGTTGTAAACATCGGGATGATCGGCGAACTGAACTTTGACTTGGTCAAGGTAGCTCAAAGCGTCCTAGGCAGAATTAGTGGCCAGTGCAAGTAAGCAGATCCTGGTACCACTTACATTAAGAATGGGCTGCTGGCCCTGGCCCATACCCATTGCGCCCGGTGGGCCAGTGAAGGGCATCAGCATCTGAGCCTGCGTTGGTGCCTGCACAGCGTGCTGCATCCGAGGCGTAGTCTGGTCATGCTGAGCAGGAGCATTACCATACAACGGCCCAGCAGCATTCGGCCCACCCATGGGTCCCGCCAACGGGTTCGACCCGGCTAGAGGTCCTGCTTGCCCAAGCAGACCGTTGGGACCATGTACTGTGCGTGTGGATGGGGCGACAGCGACAGGCTGGTGGATCTGAATTGGCGCAGAGTGATTTTGATGCGCAGCTTGTTCACGTTGCTGGCGCTCGTGGATTTCTCGGTCGCGTTGCTCAGCTTCGCGCTTTGCGTGCTCCTCTTGCTGGGCAGCATGCTGGGCAGCGTGCGATTCCATCATCTCGCGCTCTCTGGTCTCGCGCTCACGCAGCTCTCGTTCCCTCTCTGCGTTCGCGTGCTCCTGCGACGGACCTTGCGACTGTTGCAAGGTCTGGGAGATCCCAGGCAGCGAGTATGGCGGCCCTTGCGACATCTGGTGTCCTTGCGCAGCCGATCCTGCCTCTGTCGAGGGCGCTCGTTGCGCAGATTGGTGGGGGGATGAGTGTGGAGGCTGACCTGTCAAGCCAGGAAGCGGAGGCAGGTTCTGGTTGTGGCCTGTAGCGGCGGCTGATGAGTAAAACGGGGTGCCTGCGGCCCAAGTCAGTTTTGTTTGCAGTTACACCGTTCGCGACGAATCATACCAGAGGGGGGTGGGAGCACAGGTCCCGGACCTTGCGCAGGTGATGCACGTGTGGAGGTTTGTGTGTTCGTGTTGTTCGACCTGCCGCGCCAGTTTCTGTTAGCATTCGTGTCCGCAATGTGTGACGCGTGAGGATGCTTGATGGCTGCTTGGTCCCTGAACGCTGGCGCAACAAGGGTAAAAGTGGGGTTCACGCACCCATATGGATCCAGTGGTCGCACAGCTTGTCTCTGGTTCTGCTCTGTTTGCTGCTGCGGCGTTGACCCAGGCGCAGGTGCCTGGGACGAAGGCCACCCTTCACGATGCGCTGGGTTCATGTCGGCGTTTGCGATCTCTCGGCCGTAGGAAGAGTAGCGAGGTTGCTGGAGGGACGCGTTTGTAGTTGCGCAGCGATCTCAGCAACGGCTACGGCTCTAAAACAGCTGCAGGACAATGTCTGGAAGCTGTGTGTGGGCGGTGGTGGCTCGCTGCCGGTGCTGCGATGCAGCTGCTGCGTGGAGAAGATCGTACCAGCTCGAGCTGGTGTTGTTCTCGGGATTTCGCGGTAGAAACGCCAGGAAAAGCAAGGCTAACGCCGTCAGATTATGTCGCCATATATTGCGACCCTGTTGCAGCTCTTTGTACCGTTGAGCCTGTTGATGGCGAGGTCAGACCGTTCAACCTTCTCGTCAGAACCAGGGTCGCTCCCTCCGAGAGATAGTTAATCCGTGCCGACACTAAGCTTAGTTTGGCCGCATCGGCAGATTCATTGGCCGATGACAGCGCGTCATTCACCCGATGACGGCCGCATGCGACtagcagtagtagtatacCCAATCTCGACATCTTCACTTTCAGCGAGCTTGTCACGCGTTAGCAAGCGTCGCTTGGAATAATTCAAAGTCTCTATATTGCTGCACTATGCTTTTTCCACAAGTAACGTGTATCTTCATCCTCTTTGCAGCTTGATCACGTGACTATGCGAGGCTTCAGCAGTTTGACTTGGAAAAATCGGGTATCATCATCGCGAGCAAAAGAAACTATCTAAACAAAGCCTTCGCAACGCATCCAGAACTCCAAAACTAAGAGCAATCAAACGTGTCTTCTACGACCCTTGCTTAGCCTCATCCTGCTTGAGAGGATCATGCTTATGCACAAAATCATCAACCCACTCCTCCATCTCATCAGCCTTATCCGTGAACCAGTCCCACCAGTGTTTATGCTCCGCTTTACTCGAAGCTGCAGGCGGAGCACTGGCAGTAACACTTGCTGACGCTAAAGCCGATGCGCTCCCTTCTGTTGACGAAGTTGTATCTGTAAGACCAGATGCTGAAGCAGCAAGGCTGGATACTGAGTCGAACTCTGCAGACATAGTGGCCGCAGAAGGCGGTGCAGATGTCAATGAATGGACGCCAACGGGATCTGTCGGTGTCTCGTTGGGCGAGTCTTCATTATCGTTATGCAGGCCTGTTGGCCTCAGAGGGAGGCGTAAGGTGCCGTTGTTGGGTGCAGGAGTCAGGCCGATGGTGTCACAGATGATGTTGTACAGCTCAATGTTCTCTGAAAGGTTCGTTAGCATGGGATTTCCTGTAAAAGCAATTGTGGACCTACGGAAAGGTTCCATACGGCTCCCCGGCGTGTGGGGAAACGCAGGTCCTCTCGCGACGAAGATGGCTCTCATGAGCGGGTGTTCGTGGTCGTACCCATGCAGACCTCTTGGGTGGTACACCTCACCCTTTTTCTTCCCTTCCTCAACGTCAAATTCACTCTTTGCGACGATCGCCCAGCCTGCCTTTGGTATGATCCAAAGCGGTGCTATGCGATCGTTGTTCGAGAAGTGATAACGCGTAGGCATGTTTTCACGCAGATAAATCTCGATGTTTGGGTTATCCC includes the following:
- a CDS encoding Transcriptional regulatory protein sin3 yields the protein MNPAHREGWPSSQAPAPGSTPQQQTEQNQRQAVRPLDPYGSNNTNTQTSTRASPAQGPGPVLPPPSGTPFYSSAAATGHNQNLPPLPGLTGQPPHSSPHQSAQRAPSTEAGSAAQGHQMSQGPPYSLPGISQTLQQSQGPSQEHANAERERELRERETREREMMESHAAQHAAQQEEHAKREAEQRDREIHERQQREQAAHQNHSAPIQIHQPVAVAPSTRTVHGPNGLLGQAGPLAGSNPLAGPMGGPNAAGPLYGNAPAQHDQTTPRMQHAVQAPTQAQMLMPFTGPPGAMGMGQGQQPILNDALSYLDQVKVQFADHPDVYNRFLDIMKDFKSGAIDTPGVIERVSTLFAGNPNLIQGFNTFLPPGYKIECGTNGDPNAIRVTTPMGTMVSTMPAPRPLSPPRSAAVNGNPAPQHEAAFYDTTQGRPWPQQQRAQEPAESLFSPNNRNLGQPLYNAQQAQQGPTPLSPEATTRLHPDTVASAAALAHQQEQQGVSQLQNAVSAATGRSMLALSGDVSAALPVQTLNGAAQVAQMGGVGTEKRGPVEFNHAISYVNKIKNRFASQPDIYKQFLEILQTYQRESKPIQDVYAQVTGLFNGAPDLLEDFKQFLPESAAQHRAQQAAARHAEDAVMLSNVRGDASGYGHTPNLQQTPRADQSRLPPMGNFAPTPTANRDNKRKRDRQGPVAAPMPAPVAQEPPTSNVRGGTFGPATANKRAKTGHAAKQAAPEGPPVSPTLTPALPEPIPPTTTTTPSQDELAFFDRVKKFIGNKNTMNEFLKLCNLYSQDLIDKTLLLYRAQSFIGGNPELFAWFKKFMGEDDEPQKTRPKTVNSRVSLSNCRSLGPSYRLLPKRERERVCSGRDELCKSVLNDEWASHPTWASEDSGFIAHRKNQFEEGLHRIEEERHDYDFNIEACSRTIQQLEPIANQLLTMKQEDRTNFVLPPGLGGQSETIYKRVIMKVYGRDRGKDVIKELFAMPWSVVPILLHRLKCKLEDWKAAQREWEKVWRDQTQKIFWKSLDHQSLSVKQADKRQFQPKSLTNEILVRYEEQKRLRQIQEIPQPEYQFAFSFKDEEVLFDVARLMITFADNNNSGTEYAKVVPFIKEFVPLFFGLDQAKFEQRVQTSGRDTPNESGDDTPSPDDDISQRSQKPKKGDLRRDVLDPRGKSRKDKEDSLASASRDTTPEIVSGVEEEGAVDSSNSNSNSNGRDEQTSGSWVEYSAQPAALNDKEVEHDEPYRRIEYNMYANSSIYCFFRMFVCLYERLLKLKESEDGVRKVVSRAMEPKAARQLKMLDKQPDDYFKDTSSTANFYQQVLEMFQDQILGEVDMNFIEETLRRYYLQIGWQMYSFDRLVNSLVRFALLVVSSDSKDKSLDIYNLFRKDRVNDTTSHKNEISYRKAVEKYAKDADTYRITYDPAKAEATVRLFKKDDPTFDSTSLDRTKRWRAYIASYQEVEPTEEVDHAKIAYPYLKKRLAKVEDIAEQDNRLDLVKHSDKITVSICPQTYNITFINSEPFGTGGVQYFALPEAVRAGVSENMSRPSEQFKVLNDRRRERAQEKLVRNNTWMRDLSRDEVDTKKAAFKKRMEEVEQASGNEDVEMEEA